The Rhodospirillaceae bacterium genomic sequence ATCTTTGGATACACAGGGAGTTAAGGATCGCCGTCAAGGTCGCTCGAAATATGGTGCTAAGAAGCCTAAGTAGTTTATTGATAGTTTATTATTGAAACAAAGGAGTCTCTAATGTCGCGTCGCCACTCTGCTGAAAAGCGCGAAATTATTCCAGATGCAAAATACGGTGATGCCGTTTTAGCAAAATTTATGAATGTGCTAATGTATGAAGGCAAAAAATCGGTTGCAGAAAAAATCGTTTATGGGGCGTTTGATCAGATCAATCAAAAATCTGGGAATGATCCCTTGGAAGTTTTTAAGCAAGCTTTAGAAAATGTTTCTCCTCAAATTGAGGTGCGTTCAAGACGGGTTGGTGGCGCAACGTATCAGGTGCCGGTTGAAGTAAGGGCGCAGCGATCTCAAGCGTTGGCCATCCGCTGGATTATCTCTTCTGCCCGGGCACGCTCGGAAACAGAAATGACTAAAAGGTTAAGTGCTGAATTAATGGATGCCTCCGCTAATAAGGGAGCTGCCGTTAAAAAACGTGAAGATACGCATAAGATGGCAGAGGCAAACAAAGCGTTCTCTCATTATCGTTGGTAATAAATTGGATTTGATGCAATAAGATTGGGTATTTAGGATGTCACGAGTTACGCCGATTGAACATTATCGCAATATTGGAATTATGGCTCATATTGATGCCGGTAAGACCACTACGACCGAACGTATTCTTTATTATACGGGTAAATCCTATAAAATGGGTGAAGTCCATGAGGGTACGACGGTGATGGACTCGATGGAGCAGGAGCGTGAACGTGGTATTACGATTTCAGCGGCGGCCACCACTTGCTTTTGGCGCAAGCACCGCATTAATATCATTGATACTCCGGGTCACGTCGATTTCACGATCGAAGTTGAGCGGTCCTTGCGTGTCCTCGATGGAGCTGTGGCTGTTTTTGACAGTGTTTCAGGGGTTGAGCCGCAGTCAGAAACTGTTTGGCGGCAGGCAGATAAATATAAAGTGCCGCGGATTTGCTTTATTAATAAAATGGATCGAGTTGGGGCTGACTATCCCCGTTCTATCGAAATGATCAAGGATCGTTTGGGGGCAAAACCGCTGGTGCTGCAACTTCCGATTGGTGAAGAAAGCTCTTTCACCGGCGTGGTGGATTTGGTTTCCATGAAGGGAATCGTCTGGAAAGATGAGACCTTGGGGGCGGAATTCGTTGTTGGGGAAATCCCTGCCAATTTAAAGAAAAAAGCTCTCGAGGAAAGGGCTAAACTGATCGAAATGGCCGTGGAAGTCGATGATGCGGTTATGGAAGCTTATTTGGATGGGGTTGAGCCGGATGAGGTGAATTTACGCCGCTTAATCCGTAAGGGTACGATTAAAGGAAATTTTTTCCCAGTTATTTGCGGCAGTGCCTTTAAAAATAAGGGTGTGCAATTATTGCTGGATGCCGTGGTGGATTACTTACCCTCACCTAAGGATGTTGGTTCGGTAATTGGTCATAGTTTGGACGGGGCGAAAGAGATTGAGCGCCGGTGTAATGACGATGAGCCATTTTCAGGATTAGCCTTTAAGATTATGGCGGATAAACACCGTGTTCCCTTGACTTATGTCCGTATTTATTCGGGGATTCTCTCGACTAGTTCGACTGTCTTGAATACGGTAAAGGATAAAAAAGAGCGAATCGGGCGTATGTTATTGATGCATGCTGATGAGCCTGAGGAGATTAAAGAAGGCCGGGCAGGGGACATTGTGGCGTTAATAGGATTAAAAACAACCACAACCGGTGATACGTTATGTGATGTGACGAACCCAGTGCTGCTGGAACGTATGGAATTCCCCGAGCCCGTTATTGAAGTGGCGGTGGAGCCTAAAAGCAAGGCTGATCAGGAGAAGATGGGTGTTGCTTTAAACCGATTGGCACAGGAAGATCCGTCTTTCCGTGTCAGCGTTGATCAGGAAAGTGGCCAAACTGTTATTAAGGGGATGGGTGAATTACACTTAGAAATTATTATTGATCGGATGAAGCGCGAATACAGTGTCGAAGCCAATGTGGGTGCGCCACAAGTTGCGTACCGTGAAACGATTACCAAAATGATTGAGTATGATTATACACATAAGAAACAAACCGGTGGATCTGGGCAGTATGCGAAAGTCAAAATCCGTTTTGAGCCTCTCCCCGCTGGCAGTGGATTTGAGTTTGTGAATGCGGTAGTGGGTGGTGCGGTTCCTAAGGAGTATATACCGGGTGTTGAAAAAGGCTTGACGGCGGTAAAGGAAACAGGGGTGATTGCAGGGTTTCCGGTCATTGATTTTAAGG encodes the following:
- the rpsG gene encoding 30S ribosomal protein S7, coding for MSRRHSAEKREIIPDAKYGDAVLAKFMNVLMYEGKKSVAEKIVYGAFDQINQKSGNDPLEVFKQALENVSPQIEVRSRRVGGATYQVPVEVRAQRSQALAIRWIISSARARSETEMTKRLSAELMDASANKGAAVKKREDTHKMAEANKAFSHYRW
- the fusA gene encoding elongation factor G, which encodes MSRVTPIEHYRNIGIMAHIDAGKTTTTERILYYTGKSYKMGEVHEGTTVMDSMEQERERGITISAAATTCFWRKHRINIIDTPGHVDFTIEVERSLRVLDGAVAVFDSVSGVEPQSETVWRQADKYKVPRICFINKMDRVGADYPRSIEMIKDRLGAKPLVLQLPIGEESSFTGVVDLVSMKGIVWKDETLGAEFVVGEIPANLKKKALEERAKLIEMAVEVDDAVMEAYLDGVEPDEVNLRRLIRKGTIKGNFFPVICGSAFKNKGVQLLLDAVVDYLPSPKDVGSVIGHSLDGAKEIERRCNDDEPFSGLAFKIMADKHRVPLTYVRIYSGILSTSSTVLNTVKDKKERIGRMLLMHADEPEEIKEGRAGDIVALIGLKTTTTGDTLCDVTNPVLLERMEFPEPVIEVAVEPKSKADQEKMGVALNRLAQEDPSFRVSVDQESGQTVIKGMGELHLEIIIDRMKREYSVEANVGAPQVAYRETITKMIEYDYTHKKQTGGSGQYAKVKIRFEPLPAGSGFEFVNAVVGGAVPKEYIPGVEKGLTAVKETGVIAGFPVIDFKATLIDGGYHTVDSNALTFDIASRACFREAMPKAGARLLEPIMRVEVVTPEDYMGDIIGELNSRRGQINNMTAQGNAKVIAAMVPLANMFGYVNSLRSMSQGRAQYTMHFDHYEQVPPAVAEEVKAKYA